The following are encoded in a window of candidate division KSB1 bacterium genomic DNA:
- a CDS encoding ABC transporter ATP-binding protein, with translation MQKILQLVGVSKSYPSAGGAIQVLQNLDWEVEAGDSVAVVGPSGSGKSTLLNLIGGLDRPDSGRIELNGRNLAALSEDELARVRNREIGFVFQLHHLLPQLTVLENVLLPVLAFGADSEVESRARTLLERVGLAERQNHFPAQLSGGELQRAAVVRALINRPRVLLADEPTGSLDAVSAASLADLILELNHDQGVALIVVTHSLELAERMRRRFRLSGGRLLAA, from the coding sequence ATGCAGAAAATTCTACAGCTTGTCGGCGTCAGTAAATCCTATCCCTCGGCCGGCGGGGCGATTCAAGTTTTGCAGAATCTTGACTGGGAGGTGGAGGCCGGCGACTCGGTCGCCGTCGTCGGCCCTTCCGGCTCGGGCAAGAGCACGCTGCTGAACCTCATCGGCGGCCTCGATCGTCCCGACTCCGGCCGAATCGAATTAAACGGCCGCAATTTAGCCGCTCTTTCCGAAGACGAGCTGGCGCGCGTCCGCAACCGCGAGATCGGCTTTGTCTTTCAGCTCCACCACCTGCTGCCGCAGTTGACGGTCCTTGAGAACGTGCTGCTTCCGGTGCTGGCATTCGGTGCGGACTCGGAAGTCGAATCCCGCGCCCGAACGCTTTTGGAGCGCGTCGGTTTGGCTGAACGGCAGAATCATTTCCCTGCCCAGCTTTCCGGCGGCGAGCTGCAGCGGGCGGCAGTGGTGCGCGCGCTGATCAATCGCCCCCGAGTTTTGCTCGCCGATGAACCCACCGGCTCCCTCGACGCCGTTTCGGCCGCTTCGCTGGCGGACCTGATTCTCGAACTAAATCACGATCAAGGAGTTGCGTTGATCGTCGTCACCCACTCGCTCGAATTGGCCGAGCGAATGCGGCGTCGTTTTCGCCTGAGCGGCGGCCGCCTGCTTGCCGCTTGA
- a CDS encoding T9SS type A sorting domain-containing protein: protein MRIEALLIFLASASGAAEITVNAAAGHRPISPYIYGKNNTLSDDPARPLSAAQWQFLRDTGIRIFRDNGGNNSTKYNWRRKLTSHPDWYNNVYPHDWDYAAKSLQQNLPYAKALWALQLIGWAAASRDYNFNDWEYNRSQWWEGVNNNWAGGGGPNIGNGDPTKYLMEWPADSTVGILRHWFEDLGLNPDQFVYWNMDNEPEVWNGTHDDVIPKNFGVEEYLQRYFAVAKAARAAFPEIKLLGPVSTNEWQWFNWNNEKITAGGKSYVWLEYFIKRVAEEQTASGMRLLDLLDLHFYPGETNPADILQLHRVWFDKTYNYPGANGVKRSGPTAWDNNITKEYIFQRCRDWLVKYMGEDHGVGLSVSEMGVRSDDPNVIAVWYASTLGTFADYGVEIFTPWDWKVGMYEVVHLFSRYAQEIRVESISDGEPLVSAYSSVNESGDSLTVVLVNRSLQESRSATVRLRHFSVADGTYPALALYSLPKNETFKSHSKNALKSFSAEVKNAAFALELPPLSVTAMLLTGRVDETRVSHASAAFELNLSAAPNPFNPQTRLAVEIPAAGKVTLEVFDVLGRRVAVLYEGFCEAGRREWTIQPEWPAGVYWLRLRTGEEQKAVKVVLLK, encoded by the coding sequence ATGCGAATCGAAGCCCTTTTAATTTTTCTGGCCTCTGCCTCCGGAGCAGCCGAAATCACGGTGAATGCCGCAGCCGGTCATCGGCCGATTTCGCCCTATATCTACGGCAAAAACAACACGCTTTCGGATGATCCCGCCAGACCTTTGAGTGCCGCGCAATGGCAGTTTCTGCGCGATACGGGCATCCGCATCTTTCGCGACAACGGCGGCAACAACTCGACAAAATACAATTGGCGCCGCAAACTGACCAGCCATCCCGATTGGTACAACAACGTCTATCCGCACGATTGGGATTATGCGGCCAAGAGTCTGCAGCAGAACCTGCCCTATGCTAAGGCGCTGTGGGCGCTGCAGCTGATCGGCTGGGCGGCGGCAAGTCGCGATTACAACTTTAATGATTGGGAATACAACCGCTCGCAATGGTGGGAAGGCGTGAACAACAACTGGGCAGGAGGCGGCGGCCCGAATATCGGCAACGGCGACCCGACAAAGTACCTTATGGAGTGGCCTGCTGATTCGACCGTCGGCATTCTGCGCCATTGGTTCGAGGATTTGGGACTGAATCCGGACCAGTTCGTCTACTGGAACATGGACAACGAGCCCGAGGTGTGGAACGGTACGCACGACGACGTCATTCCCAAGAATTTCGGCGTGGAGGAATATCTGCAGCGCTATTTTGCCGTCGCCAAGGCGGCGCGGGCCGCTTTTCCGGAGATCAAACTGCTCGGGCCGGTCTCGACCAACGAGTGGCAGTGGTTCAACTGGAACAATGAAAAGATCACAGCCGGCGGAAAAAGCTACGTTTGGCTGGAGTATTTCATCAAGCGCGTCGCTGAGGAACAGACTGCGAGCGGCATGCGGCTGTTGGATCTGCTCGATCTGCACTTTTACCCGGGTGAAACCAACCCTGCAGACATTCTGCAGCTACATCGCGTCTGGTTCGATAAAACGTATAACTATCCCGGCGCTAACGGCGTCAAGCGAAGCGGCCCGACGGCTTGGGATAATAATATCACCAAAGAGTACATCTTTCAGCGCTGCCGCGACTGGCTGGTCAAGTACATGGGCGAGGACCACGGCGTCGGCCTGAGCGTCAGTGAAATGGGCGTGCGCAGCGACGACCCCAACGTCATCGCCGTCTGGTACGCCTCGACATTGGGCACTTTTGCCGATTACGGCGTGGAAATCTTTACGCCGTGGGACTGGAAGGTCGGCATGTACGAAGTCGTGCACCTGTTCAGCCGCTATGCCCAGGAAATCCGCGTCGAGTCGATTTCCGACGGCGAGCCGCTGGTTTCTGCCTACAGCTCGGTCAATGAATCCGGCGATTCGCTGACGGTCGTTCTGGTCAATCGCTCCTTGCAGGAAAGTCGATCCGCGACGGTACGGCTGCGGCACTTTAGCGTTGCCGACGGCACCTATCCCGCCTTGGCCTTGTATTCCTTGCCGAAAAACGAAACCTTTAAATCGCACAGCAAAAATGCGCTCAAATCGTTTTCCGCCGAGGTAAAAAACGCCGCTTTTGCGCTTGAACTGCCGCCGTTGTCGGTTACGGCGATGCTGCTCACCGGCCGCGTCGACGAGACACGTGTCAGTCACGCTTCGGCGGCTTTTGAGCTGAATCTTTCGGCAGCGCCGAATCCGTTCAATCCCCAGACTCGCCTGGCAGTTGAGATTCCCGCAGCCGGAAAAGTAACGCTTGAAGTTTTCGATGTTCTCGGCCGGCGCGTTGCCGTGTTGTATGAAGGCTTTTGCGAAGCAGGCCGCCGCGAATGGACGATTCAGCCCGAATGGCCGGCAGGAGTCTATTGGCTGCGGCTGCGGACGGGCGAGGAGCAGAAGGCGGTCAAGGTGGTATTGTTAAAATAG